From Sphingomonas sp. PAMC26645:
CAATTTCCAGTTCGAACCGTTACTCGAAGACGATTACGTGCTGGTCTGCCGTACCGGCCATGCAGTCGATCTGCCCGGTACGGCCGACTGGTCGATCTTCGCGGAAAATCCGTTCATCGCGATGGCGGCGCGGAGCAGCGTCCGTGCCCTGACCGATACGGCCTTCATCAAGGCGGCCGTCAGCGTGAAGCCACTGTACGAATGTACGCAACTTGCGACGATGGGCGGGTTGCTCGCGGCCGGTCTCGGGATCAGCGCGCTACCCCAATCGACGCTCGCCATGCTGGGGCAGGTTACGCTCGTCTCCCGTCCGCTGACGGCTCCTATGATTAGCCGGACGATCGGCATGGCGTGGCTCGCCGATCGCACTTTGCCGCCAGCCGCGTCGGCATTCCTCCAGCATGTTCTGGCCCGTTGGCCACGTCTCACGGTGAGTTTGGCTAGCTCTAACGATCCAAAGAGCTGATCTGGTAAATCGTGGATACCAGTAGAATACTCTGTGAGTCCGTAGTGTATTCTGCCTCGTCGAGTATCCTCGGCTGATGGTAGTTTGGAGGCCGCCTTACTTGACAACAGTTTCGCTGGCGATCCGCCGACCGAGCGTCTGAAGTTGGGCAACAAGGCAAGGTGGCGAAATATCCGCTTCTGGGTCCAAACCCCCGAGGCGA
This genomic window contains:
- a CDS encoding LysR family transcriptional regulator, whose translation is MSSLRLFMQIAHNLSFSETARMTNVSQPALSRTIRLLEETLDVRLFDRNSRNVTLTTAGETLLPIVERLTADFDHAFTSVRQNFAGERGRVVVGALPSVAAGALPGMIAGFQAIYPLVEIILHDHLSGTLYQEMQDRQIDLAITTPPDEDNFQFEPLLEDDYVLVCRTGHAVDLPGTADWSIFAENPFIAMAARSSVRALTDTAFIKAAVSVKPLYECTQLATMGGLLAAGLGISALPQSTLAMLGQVTLVSRPLTAPMISRTIGMAWLADRTLPPAASAFLQHVLARWPRLTVSLASSNDPKS